From a single Bacillus gobiensis genomic region:
- a CDS encoding inositol monophosphatase family protein: MTNWPEIYQYAQQAIKEAGQRVRNALNNELKIETKSNPNDLVTNIDKETELFFIEKIRKDFSTHSILGEEGQGDELQSLEGIVWIIDPIDGTVNFVHQNRNFAISIGILENGKGKIGLVYDVISDELYHAASGQGAYMNDTPLDPLKPVSVEETILGINATWITENRRIDPEVLAPLVKRVRGTRSYGSAALELAYVAAGRMDAYVTMRLSPWDFAGGCILLDEVGGIYTTVDGEALNFLSTNSVLAGNPAVHRTILEEYLAEKK, from the coding sequence ATGACAAATTGGCCTGAGATCTACCAATATGCACAACAAGCGATCAAAGAAGCAGGACAAAGAGTAAGAAATGCATTAAATAATGAATTAAAAATTGAAACAAAATCAAATCCAAACGATTTAGTTACGAATATTGACAAAGAGACCGAACTTTTTTTTATTGAAAAGATTCGCAAGGATTTTTCAACCCACTCCATTTTAGGTGAAGAAGGACAAGGAGATGAGCTGCAATCACTTGAGGGCATTGTCTGGATAATCGATCCGATTGATGGAACGGTGAATTTTGTCCATCAAAATCGTAATTTTGCTATCTCGATCGGTATACTGGAGAATGGAAAAGGGAAAATTGGTTTGGTATATGATGTGATATCGGACGAGCTTTACCATGCTGCGAGCGGACAGGGAGCATATATGAATGATACTCCATTGGATCCGCTAAAGCCTGTGTCGGTTGAAGAAACAATACTCGGCATCAATGCGACATGGATTACTGAAAACAGGCGAATCGATCCCGAAGTGCTTGCTCCGTTGGTAAAAAGGGTAAGGGGGACAAGGTCATATGGCTCCGCTGCTCTTGAGCTCGCGTATGTGGCTGCAGGCAGAATGGATGCTTACGTGACAATGAGGCTCTCGCCGTGGGATTTTGCCGGAGGGTGCATATTGCTCGATGAGGTTGGCGGAATTTATACAACAGTTGATGGCGAGGCGTTAAATTTTTTAAGTACGAATAGTGTTCTTGCCGGAAACCCGGCAGTACACCGAACCATTCTTGAAGAATACTTGGCGGAGAAAAAATAA
- the typA gene encoding translational GTPase TypA, whose protein sequence is MKLRKDLRNIAIIAHVDHGKTTLVDQLLHQAGTFRANEQVAERAMDSNDLERERGITILAKNTAINYKDTRINILDTPGHADFGGEVERIMKMVDGVLLVVDAYEGCMPQTRFVLKKALEQKLNPIVVVNKIDRDFARPEEVVDEVIDLFIELDATEEQLEFPVVYASAINGTASTDPKQQDENMESLFESIVENIPCPIDNQEEPLQFQVALLDYNDYVGRIGIGRVFRGTMKVGQQVALMKLDGTAKPFRVTKIFGFQGLKRVEIEEAKAGDLVAVSGMEDINVGETVCPIEHQEALPILRIDEPTLQMTFLVNNSPFAGREGKYVTSRKIEERLNQQLQTDVSLRVDPTSSPDAWIVSGRGELHLSILIENMRREGYELQVSKPEVIVKEIDGVRSEPVERVQIDVPEDYTGAVMESIGARKGEMSDMINNGNGQVRLIFLVPSRGLIGYSTEFLSLTRGYGILNHTFDSYQPMQSGQVGGRRQGVLVSMEHGKASAYAIQGIEDRGTIFVEPTTEVYEGMIVGEHNRENDLVVNVTKVKQQTNIRSATKEQTTGMKKPRIMSLEESLEYLNDDEYCEVTPESIRLRKKILGKNEREKAAKKKKLAEKS, encoded by the coding sequence GTGAAACTTCGAAAAGATCTTCGCAATATCGCTATTATTGCTCACGTTGACCATGGGAAAACGACTCTGGTTGACCAGCTTTTGCATCAGGCAGGTACGTTCAGAGCGAATGAACAAGTTGCCGAACGTGCAATGGATTCCAATGACTTGGAACGTGAGCGCGGAATCACTATATTAGCGAAAAACACTGCGATTAATTATAAAGATACCCGTATTAATATTTTGGATACTCCAGGTCACGCGGACTTTGGAGGAGAAGTCGAACGGATCATGAAAATGGTGGATGGCGTCCTTTTAGTCGTGGATGCCTATGAAGGCTGTATGCCGCAAACCAGGTTTGTTCTTAAAAAAGCTCTTGAACAAAAATTAAATCCAATCGTAGTAGTCAATAAAATTGACCGTGACTTTGCAAGGCCCGAAGAAGTTGTCGATGAAGTCATCGATCTCTTTATTGAGCTGGATGCGACAGAAGAGCAGCTTGAATTTCCTGTCGTTTATGCTTCTGCTATAAACGGAACAGCAAGCACAGATCCGAAGCAGCAGGATGAAAACATGGAGTCATTATTTGAATCTATTGTTGAAAACATTCCTTGTCCGATCGACAATCAGGAAGAACCGCTGCAATTTCAAGTTGCATTGCTTGATTACAACGATTATGTCGGCCGAATCGGTATCGGACGTGTTTTTAGAGGGACGATGAAAGTCGGCCAGCAGGTTGCTTTAATGAAGCTTGACGGAACAGCCAAGCCATTTCGCGTGACTAAAATTTTTGGCTTCCAAGGCTTAAAGCGAGTAGAGATTGAAGAAGCAAAAGCAGGCGATTTAGTCGCGGTATCCGGTATGGAGGATATTAACGTAGGTGAAACGGTCTGCCCGATAGAGCATCAGGAGGCATTGCCGATTTTGCGGATTGACGAGCCTACGCTTCAAATGACATTCCTCGTGAATAACAGCCCGTTTGCAGGACGGGAAGGAAAATATGTTACGTCAAGAAAAATCGAAGAACGCCTGAATCAGCAGCTTCAGACAGATGTCAGCTTAAGAGTAGATCCGACATCTTCTCCAGATGCATGGATCGTTTCCGGAAGAGGAGAATTGCATTTATCGATCCTTATTGAAAACATGAGGCGAGAAGGTTATGAGCTTCAAGTTTCTAAGCCTGAGGTTATTGTTAAAGAAATTGATGGTGTTCGCTCGGAACCGGTGGAACGTGTACAAATTGATGTTCCTGAAGATTATACCGGTGCTGTTATGGAATCAATCGGGGCAAGAAAAGGCGAAATGAGTGATATGATTAATAACGGAAACGGCCAGGTTCGCCTTATTTTCCTCGTGCCATCCCGTGGTTTAATTGGATATTCAACGGAATTTTTATCGCTCACAAGAGGGTACGGCATACTGAACCATACGTTTGACAGCTACCAGCCGATGCAATCAGGCCAAGTCGGCGGACGCAGACAGGGCGTTTTGGTCAGTATGGAACACGGCAAAGCATCTGCCTATGCGATCCAAGGGATTGAAGATCGCGGAACAATTTTTGTGGAGCCCACAACAGAAGTATACGAAGGCATGATAGTCGGTGAACACAATCGTGAAAATGATTTAGTCGTAAACGTAACGAAAGTTAAACAACAGACGAATATTCGTTCCGCAACGAAAGAGCAAACCACCGGAATGAAAAAACCGAGAATTATGTCGCTTGAAGAGTCTTTGGAGTATTTAAATGACGATGAATATTGTGAAGTCACTCCGGAATCCATTCGGTTAAGGAAAAAAATTCTCGGGAAAAATGAGCGGGAAAAAGCAGCTAAAAAGAAAAAGCTCGCAGAAAAGTCCTAA
- a CDS encoding YlaN family protein, producing MVSEILVNHQEKALALLKIDADKILKLIQVQMDNLTMPQCPLYEEVLDTQMFGLSREIDFAVRLGLVAEAEGKELLGKLERELSTLHEAFVKNNG from the coding sequence TTGGTGTCGGAAATATTGGTTAATCATCAAGAAAAGGCACTTGCTCTGTTAAAGATTGATGCTGATAAAATATTAAAACTCATTCAAGTACAAATGGACAACTTAACAATGCCTCAGTGTCCTCTTTACGAAGAGGTTTTAGATACACAAATGTTTGGACTATCAAGAGAAATCGACTTTGCCGTCAGGCTCGGTCTTGTCGCTGAAGCTGAAGGAAAAGAGCTGCTTGGCAAACTGGAACGAGAGCTGTCAACATTGCACGAAGCATTTGTAAAAAATAATGGGTAA
- a CDS encoding PhoH family protein yields the protein MSKIYVLDTNVLLQDPNSIFSFEENEVVIPAVVLEEVDSKKRYMDEIGRNARQVSKMIDNLRLNGKLHEGVPLDNKGTLRIELNHRSFHQLQAIFVEKTNDNRILAVAKNLSLEEQTKKEGRPVILVSKDVLVRVKADAIGLIAEDFLNDRVVDNDELYKGFSDFYINPEQLNVFYEKNELPLKEINSPQLFPNQFVIMKDSLGSSASAVGIVDKDVNSIKRLVFDGEHVWGIKPRNVQQKMALELLLRKDLPLVTLIGKAGTGKTLLALAAGLLQTEDLGQFKKLLVARPIVPVGKDIGYLPGEKEEKLRPWIQPIFDNLEYLFNTKKPGELDAILAGMGSIQVEALTYIRGRSIPDQMIIIDEAQNLTKHEVKTILTRVGEGSKIVLMGDPDQIDHPYLDAQNNGLTYVVEKFKDQKISGNVKLIKGERSGLARLAADLL from the coding sequence CTGAGTAAAATTTATGTGTTAGATACAAATGTGCTTTTGCAGGATCCAAATTCGATCTTTTCTTTTGAAGAAAATGAAGTAGTCATTCCAGCTGTTGTTCTAGAAGAAGTAGATTCGAAAAAGCGGTACATGGACGAAATTGGGAGGAATGCAAGACAAGTATCTAAAATGATCGACAATCTCAGATTGAATGGCAAACTTCATGAAGGAGTGCCCTTGGATAACAAGGGAACATTGAGAATCGAATTAAATCATCGGTCATTTCATCAGCTTCAAGCAATATTTGTTGAAAAAACAAACGACAATCGAATTCTGGCGGTTGCTAAAAATTTAAGCCTGGAAGAACAGACAAAGAAAGAAGGGCGCCCCGTTATTCTCGTCAGCAAGGATGTGCTTGTGAGAGTTAAGGCTGACGCTATTGGATTAATTGCTGAGGATTTCTTAAATGATCGTGTGGTAGATAATGATGAATTATATAAAGGATTTTCAGATTTTTACATAAACCCCGAACAATTAAACGTATTTTATGAAAAAAACGAGCTCCCGCTGAAAGAAATAAACAGCCCGCAATTATTTCCAAACCAATTTGTAATAATGAAGGACTCGCTTGGAAGTTCGGCATCCGCTGTGGGCATTGTAGATAAGGATGTAAATTCAATCAAGCGGCTCGTTTTTGACGGTGAGCATGTGTGGGGGATTAAACCAAGAAATGTGCAGCAAAAAATGGCGTTGGAACTTCTGCTTCGAAAGGATTTGCCGTTAGTTACGCTTATAGGGAAGGCAGGAACCGGGAAAACCCTGCTTGCTCTAGCTGCAGGACTGCTTCAAACAGAGGATCTTGGCCAGTTTAAGAAACTTCTTGTTGCCAGGCCGATTGTTCCTGTCGGCAAGGATATCGGTTATTTGCCGGGAGAAAAAGAAGAAAAGCTTAGACCTTGGATTCAGCCAATATTCGATAATCTTGAATATTTGTTTAACACTAAGAAACCAGGTGAACTTGATGCGATTCTGGCCGGAATGGGGTCGATACAGGTAGAAGCGCTTACCTATATCAGGGGCAGAAGCATCCCTGATCAAATGATTATCATTGATGAAGCGCAAAACCTGACAAAACATGAAGTGAAAACGATTTTGACTAGAGTCGGAGAAGGAAGCAAAATTGTTTTAATGGGAGATCCTGACCAAATTGACCATCCGTACCTCGATGCTCAAAATAATGGGTTAACCTATGTGGTTGAGAAGTTTAAAGACCAAAAAATATCAGGAAATGTGAAATTGATAAAAGGAGAGAGATCTGGCCTTGCCCGATTGGCAGCCGATTTGCTCTGA
- the ftsW gene encoding putative lipid II flippase FtsW, translated as MLKKMFKSFDYPLIFAIILLCGFGLIMVYSSSMISAVSRFNFESDFFFKRQAIFLAAGFFLFTIMAIFPYKALANKAFQKFLLLGSIMFLFLLFVFGHTAGGAKSWFQLFGFQVQPGEFVKLSLIIYLSYVYSKKQSYIDQLGTGIAPPAIVTVVICTLVAVQPDFGTAVIIGTIAMSMILCSGLSGKGLFKLVMLSGLVILLISPVIFFNLDNILTGYRLSRIESFQNPFRYADSSGLQVVNSYLAIGSGGLFGLGLGESVQKYGFLPEAHTDFIMAIIAEELGIFGVLFVIFLLAFVVLKGFYIARKCQDPFGSLLAIGISSMIAIQSFINLGGVCGLIPVTGVTLPFISYGGSSLLLLLISSGILVNISMFTQYFEKNKKKAPIHKEMIEKKQSRDRFRYENAQ; from the coding sequence ATGCTGAAAAAAATGTTTAAATCGTTTGATTATCCGTTAATATTTGCGATTATACTGCTGTGCGGTTTTGGGCTGATCATGGTATATAGCTCCAGTATGATATCGGCTGTGTCGCGTTTTAACTTTGAGAGTGATTTTTTCTTTAAACGTCAGGCAATATTTCTTGCCGCCGGTTTTTTCCTGTTTACAATTATGGCGATATTTCCTTACAAAGCGCTTGCTAATAAGGCATTTCAAAAGTTTTTGCTGCTTGGATCGATCATGTTTTTATTTCTTTTGTTCGTTTTCGGCCACACAGCCGGCGGGGCAAAAAGCTGGTTTCAATTGTTTGGTTTTCAAGTGCAGCCGGGAGAATTTGTTAAGCTCTCGCTCATTATTTACTTGTCTTACGTGTACAGCAAAAAACAGTCATACATTGATCAGCTTGGTACAGGCATCGCCCCTCCGGCGATCGTAACAGTTGTGATTTGTACGCTTGTTGCGGTTCAACCCGATTTCGGTACAGCCGTAATTATCGGCACGATCGCAATGTCTATGATCCTTTGCTCAGGATTAAGCGGTAAAGGTCTGTTTAAGCTTGTCATGCTTAGTGGACTTGTCATTCTTCTTATTAGTCCGGTTATATTTTTTAACTTGGATAATATTTTAACCGGGTATCGGCTAAGCAGGATTGAAAGCTTTCAAAATCCGTTTCGCTATGCTGATTCGTCTGGACTTCAGGTCGTTAATTCCTATTTAGCGATTGGTTCTGGAGGATTGTTTGGTCTAGGTCTTGGAGAAAGTGTCCAAAAATATGGATTTCTTCCCGAAGCACATACAGACTTTATCATGGCAATCATTGCTGAGGAGCTTGGGATATTTGGCGTTCTATTTGTCATTTTTCTGCTTGCTTTTGTTGTTTTAAAAGGGTTTTATATCGCTAGAAAATGCCAGGATCCGTTTGGCAGCCTGCTCGCGATCGGAATTTCAAGCATGATCGCGATTCAATCTTTTATAAATCTGGGAGGAGTCTGCGGCCTGATTCCTGTTACCGGAGTCACGCTTCCCTTTATCAGCTACGGCGGCAGCTCGCTTTTGCTCCTTTTAATTAGTTCTGGTATTCTTGTTAATATCAGTATGTTTACGCAATACTTTGAGAAGAATAAGAAAAAGGCACCGATTCATAAGGAAATGATTGAAAAAAAACAATCAAGAGATCGATTTCGATATGAAAATGCACAATAA
- a CDS encoding YlaF family protein yields the protein MKQIKWKLLLLALAAVMSMMMCGVAVGLKSSLGIIGSLVLLFFVMGFGFTLKRKMRQRGELD from the coding sequence ATGAAGCAAATCAAATGGAAATTATTATTGTTAGCGCTCGCAGCTGTCATGAGCATGATGATGTGTGGAGTCGCCGTGGGGCTGAAAAGCTCTCTCGGTATTATCGGAAGCCTGGTTCTGCTCTTTTTCGTCATGGGATTCGGGTTTACGTTAAAACGAAAAATGCGGCAGCGGGGAGAATTAGACTGA
- a CDS encoding YhcN/YlaJ family sporulation lipoprotein, giving the protein MRFSLYFLLSALFCLTSCGYQPNVENESIRDDDSKPIKVENSSPDQPDRKNGAAIAQHLVEVTESMPDVKDATAVVLGPYAVVGIDVKDDLERSEAESVKYTVAQGLKDDRYGANAVVVADPDTVARLREMSRDIQAGRPVSGIMDELAAIVGRVLPEVPNDMIDNQEEEPTKDNNDQLNNKQEQELDKEQNDQSNKAKNN; this is encoded by the coding sequence ATGCGTTTTTCACTATATTTTTTACTTTCCGCGTTGTTTTGTCTGACATCCTGCGGCTATCAGCCAAATGTTGAAAACGAATCGATCCGCGATGATGATTCAAAACCCATCAAAGTAGAAAATTCTTCTCCGGATCAGCCTGACCGTAAAAACGGGGCGGCAATTGCGCAGCATCTTGTAGAAGTGACAGAAAGCATGCCTGATGTAAAAGACGCAACAGCTGTTGTGCTTGGGCCATATGCTGTAGTCGGAATTGACGTTAAGGATGATTTGGAAAGAAGCGAAGCCGAGTCAGTAAAATATACTGTAGCTCAAGGTTTAAAGGACGATCGCTACGGAGCAAATGCAGTGGTTGTTGCTGATCCAGACACGGTCGCCAGGCTGCGGGAAATGTCAAGAGACATTCAAGCCGGCCGTCCCGTCAGTGGAATTATGGACGAGCTTGCGGCAATTGTCGGCAGGGTCCTTCCTGAAGTGCCGAATGATATGATAGACAATCAAGAAGAGGAACCGACAAAAGATAATAACGATCAGCTGAACAACAAACAAGAACAAGAGCTTGATAAAGAACAAAACGATCAATCTAATAAAGCGAAAAATAATTAA
- a CDS encoding YlaI family protein, translating into MRVKCSLCDKNELINDESPVAKRLRNRPIHTYLCQDCHDRITNKTKERLSTGRFSLYKDREEKGQL; encoded by the coding sequence ATGAGAGTCAAATGTTCATTGTGTGATAAAAATGAACTGATAAATGATGAATCCCCTGTAGCCAAACGCCTTCGCAACCGGCCCATTCATACATATTTATGTCAGGATTGCCATGACAGAATTACAAATAAAACGAAAGAACGTTTGAGCACCGGCCGCTTCTCACTTTATAAGGACAGAGAAGAAAAAGGGCAGTTATAG
- a CDS encoding YlaH-like family protein: MPNEVSDRLSFFASLYQVDQFPETGMWLLYVTILALSVVVYKLGFAKKLPLLQSVVIYTFLAGGCTVLTFFGIFLPVGEGLVVAAGILIIYKVRLRRAQKEQAS; encoded by the coding sequence TTGCCGAATGAAGTAAGTGACCGATTATCTTTTTTCGCATCGCTTTATCAAGTGGATCAATTTCCGGAAACAGGCATGTGGTTATTGTATGTGACAATACTTGCATTGTCCGTCGTGGTATATAAGCTTGGCTTTGCAAAAAAGCTCCCGTTATTACAATCGGTTGTAATCTACACCTTTTTGGCAGGAGGCTGTACGGTCCTTACTTTTTTCGGCATCTTCCTTCCGGTTGGTGAAGGCTTAGTTGTTGCAGCGGGAATTTTAATTATCTATAAAGTCCGCTTGCGCCGCGCCCAAAAGGAGCAAGCATCTTAA